One Acidobacteriota bacterium genomic window carries:
- the aat gene encoding leucyl/phenylalanyl-tRNA--protein transferase, whose amino-acid sequence MPVYQLGPELVFPPPEWSEPDGLLAVGGDLSLERLLAAYSQGIFPWYSEESDILWWSPDPRMVLKPGKMHVSRSLAKAIRQERFQVRVDSAFSQVIRHCADNPRPGRQSTWITDDMLQAYGRLHQAGFAHSLEAWQDGRLQGGLYGVSLGGMFFGESMFSLASDASKVTLAALSRGLQKWGFDLIDCQVPSPHLKSLGCREMSRRRFLKRLRQSLQRPTRKGPWPEKRFNP is encoded by the coding sequence ATGCCCGTCTATCAACTCGGTCCCGAACTCGTCTTCCCTCCTCCCGAGTGGTCGGAGCCGGACGGGCTGCTGGCCGTGGGCGGCGATCTCTCGCTGGAACGCCTTCTGGCGGCCTACTCGCAGGGCATCTTCCCCTGGTACTCGGAAGAAAGCGACATCCTCTGGTGGTCGCCCGATCCGCGCATGGTCCTCAAACCGGGGAAAATGCACGTCTCGCGCTCGCTGGCCAAGGCGATACGCCAGGAGCGCTTCCAGGTGAGGGTCGACAGCGCTTTCTCCCAAGTCATCCGGCACTGTGCCGACAATCCCCGCCCGGGACGCCAGTCCACCTGGATTACCGACGACATGCTGCAGGCCTACGGCCGCCTGCACCAGGCCGGATTCGCCCATTCGCTGGAAGCCTGGCAGGACGGCCGCCTGCAGGGAGGGCTCTACGGCGTCTCCCTGGGCGGCATGTTCTTCGGCGAGTCGATGTTCTCGCTGGCCTCAGACGCCTCCAAGGTGACATTGGCGGCCCTCAGCAGGGGGCTGCAGAAATGGGGATTCGACCTCATCGACTGCCAGGTGCCGTCCCCACATCTCAAAAGTCTGGGATGCCGCGAGATGTCCCGCCGCCGCTTTTTGAAGCGGTTGCGGCAAAGCCTGCAACGACCTACCCGCAAGGGCCCCTGGCCTGAAAAGCGCTTCAATCCTTGA